The Thalassoroseus pseudoceratinae genome has a segment encoding these proteins:
- a CDS encoding peptidylprolyl isomerase — protein sequence MPIVDSFGIARGLVSLWCWSFSQQPAAKRRTSKQRRQLSENCEALEERVLLAAGFDFGDAPDTYGTLLSNDGARHDDVGPTLGTDRDTEPDAQFPLDGTGDDGDAAPPLTVTQTDNALITLHTNFGDIVMELDPTAAPETVENFLNYVRDGDYDNSIFHRLMPGFVLQGGGFTTDSEIFTDTSQFTSVPQDPAVVNEFNRSNVRATVAMAKIGSDPNSATNQFFINLADNSNNLDNQNGGFTVFAEIVDMTLVDQLAGFPTQDEGGAFTDLPVNDFDELIVIDTVGVGSVAGTVYNDINGNGRQDGAEAGISGVTVFADANNNGTLDVGEFSTTSDANGDYVINGLPIGDYVIRQQSLGGFGNTQPATGGGYSITMDVGVDIADADFGNFETSDTLDYSGGDDEDGVVISTDGVVNAGESDVAVVTIANSDSADAQLFAWIDFNGDGDFNDDGEQIADGTGAYANLGNGVVNIPFTAPDNGFSGETFSRFRVTTETSLGSTGLASDGEVEDHVLTINGNSDPNPDPTPNPTPTDESSIAAFGVGNGGGSQVEVMDTETNETLFSFSAFEEAFIGGVRVAMGDVTGDGTPDIITGAGIGGGPHIRIFDGRTGDKLLTDAGDFFAYDAGFRGGIFVAAGDINNDGQADIVTGPGFGGGPHIRVFSGADGSLLNEFSAFESEFTGGVRVAVGDVNGDGVPEIIAAAGEGGGPRVRVFNGLTGQEIDSPVADFFAYDTNFRGGVFVTVSDVDADGFADIITGAGETGGPHVKIFSGRTGGLINQFFAFEDAFRGGVRVSVSDVDGDGDGEIVAAAGIDSDRVRVFDPISGAPVAAELESLFGDQDFIGGVFVG from the coding sequence ATGCCGATTGTCGACTCGTTTGGGATCGCACGCGGTCTGGTTTCGTTGTGGTGTTGGTCATTCTCCCAACAGCCCGCCGCCAAGCGTCGCACGAGCAAGCAGCGTCGCCAGCTCTCCGAGAATTGCGAAGCTCTCGAAGAACGCGTGTTGCTCGCAGCCGGTTTTGATTTCGGAGACGCTCCCGATACCTACGGTACGCTCCTCAGCAATGACGGGGCGCGGCACGATGATGTCGGACCGACTCTGGGCACGGATCGTGACACCGAACCAGATGCCCAATTCCCGCTGGATGGAACCGGCGACGATGGCGACGCGGCTCCTCCGTTGACCGTCACCCAAACCGATAATGCGTTGATCACCCTCCACACGAACTTCGGTGATATCGTGATGGAGCTCGATCCCACCGCCGCTCCGGAAACCGTCGAGAACTTCCTGAACTATGTCCGCGACGGAGACTACGACAACTCAATCTTCCATCGCCTGATGCCAGGATTCGTTCTGCAAGGCGGCGGGTTTACGACCGATTCGGAAATCTTCACGGACACCTCGCAGTTCACGTCCGTGCCGCAAGATCCGGCGGTCGTCAACGAATTCAATCGCTCCAACGTTCGCGCAACGGTCGCGATGGCAAAAATTGGCAGTGATCCGAATAGCGCGACCAACCAATTCTTCATCAACCTTGCCGACAACTCCAACAACCTGGACAACCAAAATGGTGGGTTCACGGTGTTTGCGGAAATCGTCGACATGACTCTCGTCGACCAACTGGCCGGCTTCCCCACACAAGACGAGGGCGGAGCATTCACCGACTTGCCAGTGAACGATTTCGATGAACTGATCGTGATCGACACAGTGGGCGTCGGAAGTGTGGCTGGAACAGTCTACAACGACATCAACGGCAATGGTCGGCAGGACGGTGCCGAAGCAGGGATCAGCGGTGTCACCGTATTCGCAGATGCCAACAACAATGGCACGCTCGACGTGGGCGAGTTCTCGACGACCTCCGATGCCAACGGCGATTATGTCATCAATGGTCTGCCGATCGGCGACTATGTCATTCGGCAACAGTCACTAGGTGGGTTCGGCAACACACAACCGGCGACGGGTGGCGGATACTCCATCACGATGGATGTCGGAGTTGATATCGCAGATGCCGACTTTGGAAACTTTGAAACGTCCGACACGCTCGACTACTCCGGCGGTGACGACGAAGATGGCGTGGTCATTTCGACCGACGGCGTCGTCAACGCGGGTGAATCCGATGTCGCTGTCGTGACGATTGCCAACTCGGATTCCGCCGACGCTCAACTCTTCGCCTGGATCGATTTCAACGGCGACGGTGATTTCAACGATGACGGCGAGCAGATCGCCGACGGAACCGGTGCGTATGCCAACCTCGGCAACGGCGTCGTCAATATCCCATTCACTGCGCCGGACAACGGCTTCTCCGGTGAGACGTTTTCTCGGTTCCGTGTCACAACGGAAACCTCCCTGGGATCGACCGGACTTGCGTCGGACGGGGAAGTGGAAGACCACGTGTTGACCATCAATGGCAACTCGGATCCCAACCCCGACCCAACTCCGAATCCAACGCCAACCGATGAATCGTCGATTGCGGCATTCGGAGTCGGTAACGGCGGCGGTTCTCAGGTGGAAGTCATGGACACCGAAACGAACGAAACGCTGTTTTCGTTCTCGGCGTTCGAGGAAGCCTTCATTGGTGGCGTTCGCGTGGCGATGGGCGATGTGACCGGTGACGGCACCCCCGACATCATCACCGGAGCCGGTATTGGCGGTGGACCGCATATCCGAATCTTCGACGGTCGAACGGGTGACAAACTCCTCACCGATGCGGGTGACTTCTTCGCATACGATGCCGGTTTCCGCGGGGGAATCTTCGTCGCAGCCGGGGACATCAACAACGACGGCCAAGCGGATATCGTTACGGGTCCCGGCTTCGGGGGTGGACCGCATATTCGCGTCTTCAGCGGTGCCGATGGTAGCCTGCTCAACGAGTTCTCCGCCTTCGAAAGCGAATTCACCGGAGGCGTGCGTGTTGCCGTCGGTGATGTCAACGGTGATGGGGTGCCCGAAATTATCGCCGCTGCCGGAGAAGGTGGTGGCCCACGCGTCCGTGTGTTCAACGGTCTCACCGGTCAGGAAATCGACAGCCCCGTGGCTGATTTCTTCGCCTACGACACGAACTTCCGAGGCGGCGTTTTTGTCACGGTGAGTGATGTCGATGCCGATGGTTTCGCAGACATCATCACAGGTGCGGGAGAAACCGGCGGTCCGCACGTGAAGATTTTTAGTGGCCGAACGGGTGGGCTGATCAATCAGTTCTTTGCCTTCGAAGATGCGTTCCGCGGCGGCGTGCGAGTTTCGGTCTCGGATGTCGATGGGGATGGCGACGGTGAAATCGTGGCAGCCGCTGGCATCGACAGCGATCGCGTGCGAGTCTTTGATCCGATCAGCGGTGCCCCTGTTGCTGCCGAACTTGAATCGCTTTTTGGAGATCAAGACTTCATCGGCGGTGTCTTCGTCGGGTAA
- the lhgO gene encoding L-2-hydroxyglutarate oxidase: MAIRQADVAIIGGGIVGLSTAYQLTQSDPDLKIVVLEKESRVAAHQTGRNSGVLHSGIYYKPGSLKAKNCRAGKLAMQEFCEREGIAYEICGKVIVAVEDGERAALHRIFERGQANGVRCELVGRERLTELEPHVAGVEAIHVPEAGIVDYSQVTEKFAEYCQRHGGEVLFNARVYAVSQQLTRVVIGTTNGDVEAKMVVNCGGLYSDRILQMSGEKPSAKIIPFRGEYFELKPSASHLCKNLIYPVPDPKFPFLGVHFTRMVHGGVECGPNAVLAFAREGYEKLNFNIRDLTESLTYPGFLRLAARHWKMGLGEMWRSISKRAFVRALQRLMPEITADDLVAAPSGVRAQALQRDGSLVDDFLIRSTDRCVNVLNAPSPAATSSLNIGRLIVDEIRPRLSR; the protein is encoded by the coding sequence ATGGCGATTCGGCAAGCCGATGTCGCAATCATCGGCGGCGGCATCGTTGGGCTGTCGACTGCGTATCAACTGACCCAGAGTGACCCTGACCTCAAGATCGTCGTGCTTGAGAAGGAGTCGCGAGTTGCGGCTCATCAAACGGGGCGAAACTCGGGAGTCCTGCATTCCGGAATCTACTACAAACCGGGATCGTTGAAGGCCAAGAACTGTCGTGCTGGCAAACTTGCAATGCAGGAGTTTTGCGAGCGAGAAGGAATTGCCTACGAGATTTGTGGGAAAGTCATCGTTGCTGTTGAGGATGGGGAACGAGCGGCACTGCATCGTATCTTTGAACGCGGACAAGCAAACGGCGTCCGTTGTGAGTTGGTCGGTCGGGAGCGGCTAACTGAACTGGAACCACATGTGGCCGGTGTGGAGGCGATTCACGTCCCGGAAGCAGGCATCGTCGACTACTCGCAAGTGACGGAAAAGTTTGCGGAGTATTGCCAGCGTCATGGTGGCGAGGTGTTGTTCAATGCACGTGTTTATGCAGTTTCTCAGCAATTGACGCGTGTCGTGATTGGCACGACAAATGGCGACGTCGAAGCGAAGATGGTCGTGAACTGCGGAGGATTATACAGCGATCGTATTTTGCAAATGTCGGGCGAAAAGCCATCGGCGAAGATCATTCCCTTCCGTGGTGAATACTTCGAGCTGAAACCATCCGCCTCGCATCTCTGCAAGAATCTAATCTACCCGGTGCCCGATCCAAAGTTTCCGTTTCTCGGTGTGCATTTTACTCGTATGGTTCACGGGGGCGTGGAATGTGGTCCAAATGCAGTGTTGGCGTTTGCCCGTGAAGGTTACGAGAAACTCAACTTCAACATTCGTGATCTTACCGAGTCGTTGACGTATCCCGGTTTCCTACGGTTGGCGGCACGGCATTGGAAGATGGGTCTGGGAGAGATGTGGAGATCCATCAGCAAGCGGGCATTTGTGCGTGCGCTCCAGCGGTTGATGCCGGAAATTACCGCCGATGATTTGGTAGCCGCTCCATCGGGAGTTCGGGCTCAGGCGTTGCAACGGGACGGATCGCTGGTCGACGATTTTCTGATTCGCTCGACCGATCGCTGTGTCAATGTTCTGAATGCACCCTCACCGGCAGCAACTTCATCGCTGAATATCGGTCGGCTCATTGTCGATGAAATTCGTCCGCGTCTCTCACGATAA
- a CDS encoding DUF2339 domain-containing protein: protein MSELLVLVAIVIVGWIVLSPLFLFGLWSKVNDLDRKFEHLRRQFNARPRAESRPATSIKESISPRTPVVAKPKPQSPVVMEVEEFLDEPKPTPQAKPQTLSPTTAPPSQTLPRIETPSVKPAAKVTPKEPSLTVEEILAGQWMTWVGAIAVVIGAGFFFKYAVEQGWISPTLRVMTGVSVGVSCFVGGVVGMRKNYVAFAQGLVGAALGILYFSLFASARWFDPAVFSDPVAFSGMVLATAAALTFAAVYDAQAAAVLALLGGFLTPIMLSRGVDVRWTLFPYLLMLDLGVLGIASFRRWPRLNLLAFGGTILMWLGWFANHYHPEKLADVMVLMSPFFIVFAALGVWHHLIRRTVALAEDFLLVIATPVVFFGTFFILTKASHQEWQAVMAIGLAVLYEIFGNVARRRDGIDPKISFAFNGIAIVFLVIAIPLKLTGHWVAIAWAALSAVLVEMGLRFDEPKLRKAGLGLLCIVFGILSIYTITTIAGPDRFSTLWVQRTANDLIVGEATAEAAGWTSVVNGRSLSFLAAILVTGGLAWRYRTIGIEGDGSVSLERDLQGRSVGLVDLSILISLGMVMLESYVLWWHWDRFTPSLLSLFAIEIAVFGCGISIVAAICNHPRLRQIGLTVLAGSGVMVASGMWNAISTRYFMSADVPSVWWEWPLINPRSLGVLIPIALAVMTAAVIQRFSASKSSASDDHAPPVGRTLIGMSIVTGLLWTLLESYVQWWHWDRYTPTLISIFAMETAAFASAILIAAAVRRQTWLDSLGTVIFGLSGVAVVIAFVGATTSGQQSLSDVPNAWWSVPLINPRGLGFLVPIVLATTTAAITRRFGEPQRSFETTDLTPASALAFAAILAGWAWLTAEARVWGVQHDWKTLTGLAITLVWTGYSLATLLGGIAARSANLRKLSLAFFGLTIGKVFLVDVWHLHTTIRTFAFIALGMTLLLVSWLYRRYRQRIRDWIEVDSPAA, encoded by the coding sequence ATGAGCGAACTGTTAGTTCTTGTGGCAATTGTAATCGTGGGGTGGATTGTACTAAGTCCACTTTTCCTGTTCGGTTTGTGGTCGAAGGTCAACGATCTTGACCGAAAGTTCGAGCACCTACGGCGGCAATTCAATGCAAGGCCACGCGCGGAATCTCGGCCAGCAACTTCAATCAAAGAATCAATTTCGCCCCGAACGCCGGTCGTCGCCAAACCGAAACCGCAAAGCCCGGTCGTGATGGAAGTTGAAGAATTCCTCGACGAGCCAAAACCAACACCCCAAGCAAAACCTCAGACTCTGTCGCCGACAACTGCCCCACCATCGCAAACTTTACCCCGGATAGAAACGCCGTCCGTGAAACCGGCGGCCAAGGTGACTCCAAAAGAACCTTCTCTGACCGTGGAAGAAATTCTCGCCGGTCAATGGATGACTTGGGTCGGAGCAATTGCTGTTGTCATCGGTGCGGGATTCTTCTTCAAGTATGCGGTCGAGCAAGGTTGGATCAGCCCGACGTTGCGTGTGATGACGGGCGTCTCTGTGGGCGTGAGCTGTTTCGTCGGTGGCGTCGTTGGGATGCGGAAGAACTATGTCGCGTTCGCTCAGGGATTGGTCGGAGCGGCGTTGGGAATTCTATATTTCTCTTTGTTCGCATCGGCTCGATGGTTTGATCCGGCGGTGTTCTCCGATCCCGTGGCGTTCAGCGGGATGGTGCTCGCGACCGCGGCCGCTCTGACATTCGCCGCCGTCTACGACGCCCAAGCCGCCGCCGTTCTGGCATTGTTGGGTGGTTTCCTGACGCCAATCATGCTTTCACGGGGTGTGGATGTTCGTTGGACGTTGTTTCCATACTTGCTGATGCTCGATCTTGGTGTGCTGGGGATTGCATCGTTTCGACGGTGGCCGCGTTTGAACTTGCTCGCCTTCGGCGGAACGATTCTGATGTGGTTGGGATGGTTTGCGAACCATTATCACCCGGAGAAACTTGCGGACGTCATGGTTTTGATGTCGCCGTTCTTCATCGTATTTGCGGCCCTGGGAGTTTGGCACCATTTGATTCGCCGCACCGTCGCGTTGGCCGAAGACTTTCTTCTAGTGATCGCCACGCCGGTTGTCTTCTTCGGCACGTTTTTCATTTTGACCAAAGCAAGTCATCAAGAATGGCAAGCGGTCATGGCGATCGGATTGGCGGTTCTTTACGAAATCTTTGGCAACGTCGCCCGGCGTCGAGATGGCATCGACCCCAAGATTTCCTTTGCATTCAACGGAATCGCAATCGTCTTCCTAGTGATTGCAATTCCACTCAAGTTGACTGGACACTGGGTTGCGATCGCTTGGGCGGCTTTGAGTGCGGTGCTGGTCGAAATGGGGCTCCGCTTCGACGAACCGAAACTCCGTAAGGCTGGTCTCGGGCTGTTATGCATCGTCTTCGGGATTCTCTCAATTTACACGATCACGACGATTGCCGGTCCTGATCGCTTTTCCACACTCTGGGTTCAACGAACGGCGAATGACCTCATCGTCGGGGAAGCGACAGCAGAAGCCGCTGGTTGGACGAGTGTGGTGAACGGTCGCTCGCTCAGTTTTCTGGCCGCGATTTTGGTCACGGGCGGATTGGCATGGCGTTACCGAACTATAGGCATTGAGGGCGACGGCTCCGTGAGTCTAGAGCGTGATCTTCAAGGCCGGTCTGTAGGGTTGGTTGATCTCAGTATCCTCATCTCGCTTGGAATGGTGATGCTGGAAAGTTACGTGTTGTGGTGGCATTGGGACCGGTTCACGCCATCGCTGCTGAGTCTTTTTGCGATCGAGATAGCGGTGTTCGGTTGCGGCATCAGCATTGTGGCTGCGATTTGCAACCACCCACGACTGAGACAAATCGGATTGACGGTTCTCGCCGGTTCCGGGGTGATGGTTGCATCGGGAATGTGGAACGCGATTTCGACACGGTATTTCATGTCGGCTGACGTTCCGAGCGTTTGGTGGGAGTGGCCGTTGATCAATCCTCGCAGTTTGGGAGTTCTGATTCCGATTGCGTTAGCAGTGATGACCGCCGCCGTGATTCAGAGGTTCTCAGCGAGCAAATCCTCGGCATCCGACGACCACGCACCTCCGGTCGGCCGCACTTTGATTGGCATGAGTATCGTCACAGGACTGCTTTGGACACTGCTGGAAAGCTATGTGCAATGGTGGCATTGGGATCGCTATACGCCGACACTGATCAGCATCTTTGCGATGGAAACGGCCGCGTTTGCCAGTGCAATCTTGATTGCTGCTGCGGTCCGTCGGCAGACGTGGTTGGATAGTTTGGGAACCGTGATTTTTGGGCTCTCGGGAGTGGCGGTTGTCATTGCATTTGTGGGAGCGACGACCAGCGGTCAACAATCCTTAAGTGATGTGCCAAACGCTTGGTGGAGTGTCCCGTTGATCAACCCTCGTGGACTCGGTTTCCTCGTTCCCATCGTGCTAGCCACGACGACAGCCGCAATTACACGCCGGTTTGGAGAACCCCAGCGGTCTTTTGAAACGACCGATCTCACACCGGCTTCCGCACTCGCGTTTGCCGCCATTCTCGCGGGATGGGCTTGGCTGACGGCGGAAGCTCGCGTGTGGGGCGTGCAACACGACTGGAAAACCCTCACCGGACTCGCCATCACACTCGTTTGGACAGGGTACTCGCTCGCCACGCTGCTGGGGGGGATTGCTGCCCGCTCCGCAAACCTGCGGAAACTCTCGCTGGCGTTCTTTGGACTGACGATTGGCAAAGTGTTTCTCGTCGACGTGTGGCATCTACACACCACGATTCGCACATTCGCCTTCATCGCGCTCGGTATGACGTTGTTGCTTGTGTCCTGGTTGTATCGGCGGTATCGGCAACGGATTCGCGATTGGATCGAAGTCGATTCGCCCGCGGCCTAA
- a CDS encoding sulfatase family protein, translated as MKRAIFLLTSLLIGSSSAANAAERPNILFCFADDWGRYASAYANLEPGGPSDVVSTPNFDRIAKNGVLFKNAFVTAPSCTPCRSSLLSGQYFWRTGRGAILQGAVWDEKIPSYPLLLEDAGYHIGFTYKVWSPGTPANAPYGANRNSYGKAGGRMNGFSQFVSNKPDIEAAKQTLYDQVRQNFQMFLADREDEQPFCYWYGPTNCHRKWRRGSGKKLWDINPDDLKGKMPKYLPDVPVVREDFADYLGEVQAFDASLGVILDELEKRGELKNTLIAVSGDHGIPGFPRGKCNLYDFGTHVPLAISWGDQIKGGRVVEDFVNLMDLAPTFLDVAGETAPDVMTGRSLVSVLKSGESGWVDEDRQFVVTGRERHVAAARKEMLPYPQRAIRTKDFLFIRNFKPDRWPMGTAPGYGLPEKEYPDFSTLANNTFAAFPDLDASPTKAWMIQHREEDEYADDFQYGFGLRPGEELYDIRNDPDCMTNLADESAFADTRNSLSKQLMDVLQSTGDPRVTGDGTRFDQPPFAGPFQNPKRKR; from the coding sequence ATGAAACGCGCGATCTTTCTTTTGACGAGTCTTTTGATCGGGAGCAGTTCCGCTGCAAACGCGGCGGAGCGGCCGAACATTCTGTTCTGTTTTGCTGACGACTGGGGACGCTACGCCAGTGCCTACGCGAATCTGGAACCCGGTGGACCAAGCGATGTTGTGTCCACACCGAACTTCGACCGCATCGCCAAGAATGGCGTCTTGTTCAAGAACGCATTTGTGACGGCTCCGTCGTGTACGCCCTGTCGGAGTTCGTTGCTGTCCGGCCAGTACTTTTGGCGGACCGGTCGCGGAGCAATTTTGCAGGGTGCCGTTTGGGACGAAAAGATTCCGAGCTATCCACTGCTGTTGGAAGACGCCGGTTATCACATCGGCTTCACTTACAAGGTATGGAGTCCCGGGACGCCGGCCAATGCTCCTTACGGAGCGAATCGCAACAGTTACGGGAAAGCCGGCGGACGCATGAACGGCTTCTCGCAATTCGTCAGTAACAAGCCCGATATCGAAGCCGCGAAACAAACGCTGTATGACCAAGTCCGCCAGAACTTTCAGATGTTCCTGGCCGATCGGGAAGACGAACAGCCGTTTTGTTATTGGTACGGACCGACGAATTGCCATCGGAAATGGAGACGCGGTTCCGGCAAGAAACTGTGGGACATCAACCCGGATGATCTCAAGGGGAAGATGCCGAAGTATCTCCCGGATGTGCCCGTTGTTCGAGAAGACTTCGCCGACTACCTCGGCGAGGTACAAGCGTTCGATGCGTCTTTGGGAGTCATCTTGGATGAACTCGAAAAACGTGGCGAATTGAAGAACACTTTGATTGCAGTCAGCGGCGATCACGGTATCCCCGGGTTTCCGCGTGGGAAGTGCAATCTCTACGACTTCGGAACGCACGTGCCGCTGGCGATCAGTTGGGGAGATCAAATCAAGGGAGGTCGCGTTGTGGAAGACTTCGTGAACCTGATGGATTTGGCTCCGACGTTTCTCGATGTCGCGGGCGAAACAGCGCCCGACGTGATGACGGGGAGAAGTTTGGTTTCGGTTTTGAAGTCTGGGGAGTCCGGTTGGGTAGACGAAGATCGTCAATTCGTTGTGACTGGTCGCGAACGGCATGTTGCAGCCGCTCGGAAAGAGATGCTCCCCTATCCACAGCGTGCGATTCGCACCAAGGATTTCTTGTTCATCCGCAACTTCAAGCCCGATCGTTGGCCGATGGGAACCGCACCAGGATACGGGTTGCCGGAGAAAGAATATCCCGATTTCAGCACGCTAGCGAACAACACCTTCGCTGCGTTTCCCGATCTCGATGCCAGTCCCACAAAGGCTTGGATGATTCAACATCGTGAAGAAGACGAATACGCCGATGACTTCCAGTACGGTTTCGGCTTGCGACCGGGTGAGGAACTTTACGACATCCGAAACGATCCCGACTGCATGACGAATCTGGCCGATGAATCGGCGTTCGCGGACACGCGAAATTCGCTCTCGAAACAGTTGATGGACGTACTGCAATCCACGGGCGATCCTCGCGTGACCGGAGACGGCACTCGATTCGATCAGCCGCCATTTGCCGGTCCGTTCCAGAATCCGAAACGAAAACGCTGA
- a CDS encoding sugar phosphate isomerase/epimerase family protein — translation MNQPTRREFLQHGSGLLAGVTLAGSFGLQSVFAKDAAKGKKPLFEISCTEYSLHRMIAKGDLDNLDYAAFVQKTFGINAVEYWNRPFFKQGSDKKYLAEMRERADDAGVKGTCILIDGEGEIANAKEAKRVEAVDKHKRWVEAAKALGCDSIRVNLRSSGSKDEQRKYAIDGMNKLCEFAEVFDVAIIVENHGGLSSNGQWLASVMKAVDRDNAGTLPDFGNFHGYDRYQGVKETMPYAKLVSAKSHDFNDKGEETKTDYLKMMKIVIDSGYNGYVGIEYEGRNIPEVEGVKLTHALLKKVRNELSA, via the coding sequence ATGAATCAACCGACACGTCGCGAATTTCTGCAGCATGGCTCCGGTTTGTTGGCCGGTGTCACTTTGGCTGGTTCCTTCGGTTTGCAATCCGTATTTGCAAAGGATGCCGCCAAAGGAAAGAAACCGCTTTTCGAAATCTCTTGCACCGAGTACTCGCTGCACCGAATGATTGCCAAGGGTGATCTCGATAATCTCGATTACGCCGCCTTCGTGCAAAAGACGTTCGGGATCAACGCTGTTGAGTACTGGAATCGGCCGTTCTTCAAACAGGGTAGCGACAAAAAGTACCTTGCAGAGATGCGTGAACGAGCCGACGATGCCGGTGTCAAAGGCACGTGTATTCTCATCGACGGTGAAGGTGAGATTGCGAACGCCAAAGAGGCCAAACGTGTGGAAGCCGTCGACAAGCACAAGCGCTGGGTCGAAGCTGCCAAGGCACTGGGCTGCGATTCCATCCGCGTGAACTTGCGATCTAGCGGTTCCAAAGACGAACAACGCAAGTACGCCATCGATGGCATGAACAAGCTCTGCGAATTCGCCGAAGTTTTTGACGTCGCCATCATTGTCGAAAACCACGGTGGTCTGTCATCGAACGGTCAATGGTTGGCGTCGGTGATGAAAGCCGTCGACCGCGACAACGCCGGCACGCTGCCCGACTTCGGCAATTTCCACGGCTACGATCGCTACCAAGGCGTGAAAGAAACTATGCCGTATGCGAAACTCGTCTCGGCGAAGAGCCACGATTTCAACGACAAAGGCGAAGAAACCAAGACCGACTATCTGAAGATGATGAAGATCGTCATCGACTCTGGCTACAACGGCTACGTCGGTATCGAATATGAAGGTCGGAACATTCCGGAAGTGGAAGGTGTGAAACTCACCCACGCCTTGCTCAAGAAAGTCCGCAACGAACTCAGTGCCTAG
- a CDS encoding Gfo/Idh/MocA family protein, translating to MIRSVNRRQFIGQSLAAGALASTWHLGGSPTQAADSPNEKLNLAAVGVAHKAAHNIAQLKSQNFVALCDVDENFLNKAAVEFPKARLFRDYRKMLDAVADQIDGVVVSTADHMHAPATSAALALKKHVYCEKPLTHTVAEARAIAKLAKESGVATQMGTQIHAGNNYRRVVELIQSGAIGPVRKVYNWCNKGWSNGRYNQCSQPAPSHLDWDLWLGPAPEHAYCTGIHPSNWRRFWEYGSGTFGDMACHVMDLPFWALGLRHPTSVHAEGPEVHPVGAPAWCKATYEFPTDHGPLTYYWSDGGAHFDKVKTTMDHSGKPLSKWGLGVLFIGDNGMLAADYGRRQLLPQKQFEGFEPPAESIPNSIGHWNEWVQACKTGSPTTCNFDYSGALTETVLLGPAAYRSGGAIEWDAENLKATNNPDAEQYITKEYRKGFEVIGV from the coding sequence ATGATTCGTTCCGTGAATCGCCGTCAATTTATCGGCCAATCCCTCGCCGCCGGGGCTTTGGCTTCAACTTGGCATCTTGGTGGTTCCCCGACCCAAGCCGCTGATTCACCGAACGAAAAGTTGAATCTCGCCGCTGTCGGGGTGGCTCACAAAGCGGCTCACAACATCGCTCAGTTGAAGTCGCAGAACTTTGTAGCGTTGTGCGATGTCGACGAGAACTTCTTGAACAAAGCAGCCGTAGAATTCCCGAAAGCAAGATTGTTCCGCGACTACCGAAAGATGTTGGACGCCGTTGCCGACCAAATTGACGGCGTGGTCGTTTCGACCGCGGACCACATGCACGCTCCGGCCACATCGGCTGCATTGGCTTTGAAGAAGCACGTTTACTGCGAAAAACCACTCACGCACACGGTCGCCGAGGCACGCGCCATCGCAAAGCTCGCGAAGGAAAGCGGTGTCGCCACACAAATGGGCACACAGATCCACGCTGGCAACAACTATCGCCGCGTCGTCGAGTTGATTCAAAGCGGTGCGATTGGTCCGGTTCGCAAAGTCTATAACTGGTGTAACAAAGGCTGGTCGAACGGTCGCTACAATCAATGCAGTCAGCCCGCGCCGAGCCATCTCGATTGGGACCTCTGGCTCGGACCGGCTCCCGAACATGCCTACTGCACCGGAATTCATCCTTCGAATTGGCGACGGTTCTGGGAATACGGTAGCGGCACATTCGGGGACATGGCTTGTCATGTGATGGACCTACCGTTTTGGGCTCTTGGCTTGCGACATCCCACCTCCGTCCACGCTGAAGGTCCCGAAGTTCACCCAGTCGGTGCGCCGGCTTGGTGCAAAGCGACCTATGAATTCCCGACGGATCACGGTCCACTCACGTATTACTGGTCCGATGGAGGAGCCCATTTCGACAAAGTCAAAACGACGATGGATCACTCCGGAAAACCGCTGAGCAAGTGGGGATTGGGCGTGTTGTTCATTGGTGATAACGGAATGCTCGCCGCCGACTACGGGCGTCGACAATTGCTTCCGCAGAAACAATTCGAAGGGTTTGAGCCACCTGCGGAATCAATCCCGAATTCCATCGGCCATTGGAACGAATGGGTCCAAGCCTGCAAGACTGGATCGCCAACGACTTGCAACTTCGACTACTCCGGCGCGTTGACCGAAACCGTGCTGCTCGGACCGGCGGCATACCGCAGTGGTGGGGCAATCGAATGGGATGCAGAGAACCTCAAAGCCACCAACAACCCTGACGCGGAACAATACATCACCAAAGAATACCGCAAAGGCTTTGAAGTCATCGGCGTCTGA